In Ilumatobacter fluminis, the following proteins share a genomic window:
- a CDS encoding flavin-containing monooxygenase: protein MSELPHVDVVVVGAGISGIGAAYHLNQQCPDRSFVVLEGRADIGGTWDLFKYPGIRSDSDMHTLGYSFKPWKHEKAIADGPSIMEYLRETVAEFDLEQYIRFNTHVERAEWSSADARWTLHARDTATDEPVSYTCSFLFMCSGYYSYKGGYRPDFPGEERFGGTFVHPQQWPDDLDYQGKKVVVIGSGATAMTLVPAMARSGAGHVTMLQRSPTYVVSRPAKDAIANGLRKVLPDDLAYKLTRKKNIAMGQFFYKQTRTKPEKVKKQLLDMSRKQLGDDVVDQHFTPSYNPWDQRLCLIPDGDLYETINDGSASVVTDTIETFDETGIQLSSGEHLDADIVVTATGLQLVTLGEMDFTVDGEPVDFSQTFTYKGVAYSNVPNLASTFGYVNASWTLRADIVCGWVCRVLNYMRATDTDVVVPRLRADDQEMEQRPWIDDFSAGYIQRMVPMLPKQGDREPWVALQNYKGDIGLIVDSPIADDALHFEQAHVPA, encoded by the coding sequence ATGAGCGAGCTGCCGCACGTCGATGTCGTCGTGGTGGGCGCGGGGATCTCCGGGATCGGCGCCGCCTACCACCTCAACCAACAATGCCCCGACCGAAGCTTCGTCGTCCTCGAAGGGCGGGCCGACATCGGGGGCACCTGGGACCTCTTCAAGTACCCGGGCATCCGCTCCGACAGCGACATGCACACCCTCGGCTACAGCTTCAAGCCGTGGAAACACGAGAAGGCGATCGCCGACGGCCCGTCGATCATGGAGTACCTGCGCGAGACGGTCGCCGAGTTCGACCTCGAGCAGTACATCCGCTTCAACACCCACGTCGAGCGGGCCGAATGGTCGAGCGCCGACGCACGCTGGACATTGCACGCTCGCGACACGGCCACCGACGAGCCGGTCAGCTACACGTGCTCGTTCCTGTTCATGTGCTCGGGCTACTACTCGTACAAGGGCGGCTACCGACCCGACTTCCCGGGCGAGGAGCGCTTCGGCGGGACGTTCGTGCACCCGCAGCAGTGGCCCGACGATCTCGACTACCAGGGCAAGAAGGTCGTCGTGATCGGTTCGGGCGCCACGGCGATGACGCTGGTGCCCGCCATGGCTCGCAGCGGCGCCGGGCACGTCACGATGCTGCAGCGCTCCCCCACGTACGTCGTGTCGCGCCCGGCGAAGGATGCGATCGCCAACGGGCTCCGCAAGGTGCTGCCCGACGATCTCGCCTACAAGCTCACCCGGAAGAAGAACATCGCCATGGGGCAGTTCTTCTACAAGCAGACCCGCACCAAGCCCGAGAAGGTGAAGAAGCAGCTGCTCGACATGTCGCGCAAGCAGCTCGGCGACGATGTCGTCGACCAGCACTTCACGCCGAGCTACAACCCGTGGGACCAGCGCCTGTGCCTGATCCCCGACGGCGATCTGTACGAGACCATCAACGACGGCTCGGCGTCGGTGGTGACCGACACGATCGAGACCTTCGACGAGACCGGAATCCAGCTCAGCTCGGGCGAGCACCTCGACGCCGACATCGTCGTCACGGCGACCGGCCTCCAGCTCGTCACGCTCGGCGAGATGGACTTCACCGTCGACGGCGAACCGGTCGACTTCTCACAGACGTTCACCTACAAGGGCGTCGCCTACTCGAACGTCCCGAACCTGGCGTCGACGTTCGGCTACGTCAACGCGTCGTGGACGCTGCGGGCCGACATCGTGTGCGGCTGGGTCTGTCGGGTGCTGAACTACATGCGGGCCACCGACACCGACGTCGTCGTGCCACGGCTCCGCGCCGACGATCAGGAGATGGAGCAGCGTCCGTGGATCGACGACTTCTCGGCCGGCTACATCCAGCGCATGGTGCCGATGCTGCCGAAGCAGGGCGATCGTGAACCGTGGGTCGCCCTCCAGAACTACAAGGGCGACATCGGTCTGATCGTCGACTCCCCGATCGCCGACGACGCCCTCCACTTCGAACAGGCACACGTCCCCGCCTGA
- a CDS encoding alpha/beta fold hydrolase has product MIDVEFTNVANGDITIRVATMGSGPLIVFVHGWPELWYSWRHQMTHVAERGYRAAAIDVRGYGGSSNPTDVEAYTIRELTGDVAAVIDALGDGEPAIVVGHDWGAPIAWNTARLHPDRVRAVAGLSVPYLPLGPTSALEIFRQLYADRFFYQLYFQEPGRAEADFGADSARSLRMIHHGASADGRGTFLADKPADAAFLDGMVDPEMPLSHLSEDDLAVYVEAFEQSGWHGAINRYRAQDLDAADVGQLGGGEIDQPAVFIGGALDAVRDFIPGADLYDAAPGACTDFRGTTIIDGAGHWVQQERPDETNAALDAFLDSL; this is encoded by the coding sequence ATGATCGACGTCGAGTTCACGAACGTCGCCAACGGCGACATCACCATCCGCGTGGCGACCATGGGTTCCGGCCCGCTGATCGTGTTCGTCCACGGCTGGCCCGAGCTCTGGTACTCGTGGCGCCACCAGATGACCCACGTCGCGGAGCGCGGCTACCGAGCCGCTGCCATCGACGTGCGCGGCTACGGCGGCAGCTCCAACCCGACCGACGTCGAGGCGTACACGATCCGCGAGCTCACCGGCGACGTCGCCGCCGTGATCGACGCCCTCGGCGACGGCGAGCCGGCGATCGTCGTCGGACACGACTGGGGTGCGCCGATCGCCTGGAACACCGCCCGGCTGCACCCCGATCGGGTTCGGGCGGTCGCCGGGTTGAGCGTGCCGTACCTGCCGCTCGGGCCCACCTCGGCGCTCGAGATCTTCCGACAGCTCTACGCCGACCGCTTCTTCTATCAGCTCTACTTCCAGGAGCCCGGCCGTGCCGAGGCCGACTTCGGCGCCGACAGCGCACGATCGTTGCGGATGATCCATCACGGCGCCAGCGCCGACGGCCGTGGGACGTTCCTCGCCGACAAGCCTGCCGACGCAGCGTTCCTCGACGGGATGGTCGATCCGGAGATGCCGCTGTCGCATCTGTCGGAGGACGACCTCGCCGTGTATGTCGAGGCGTTCGAGCAGAGCGGTTGGCACGGTGCGATCAACCGATATCGAGCGCAGGATCTCGACGCGGCCGACGTCGGCCAACTGGGAGGCGGCGAGATCGATCAGCCGGCGGTGTTCATCGGTGGAGCGCTCGACGCCGTCCGCGACTTCATCCCCGGCGCCGACCTGTACGACGCAGCACCCGGCGCCTGCACCGACTTCCGCGGCACCACCATCATCGACGGGGCCGGGCATTGGGTGCAGCAGGAACGCCCCGACGAGACCAACGCCGCCCTCGACGCGTTTCTCGACTCGCTCTAA